The following coding sequences are from one Streptomyces angustmyceticus window:
- a CDS encoding tautomerase family protein: MPFIDIKVIAGVFTPEEKQKMVEDVSEALIAIEGEALRPVTHVVITETPSGAWAIGGKALTAEDVQTKRAG, from the coding sequence ATGCCCTTCATCGACATCAAGGTGATCGCCGGGGTATTCACCCCCGAGGAAAAGCAGAAGATGGTCGAAGACGTCTCCGAGGCGTTGATCGCCATCGAGGGCGAGGCACTGCGACCGGTGACACATGTCGTGATCACCGAGACCCCCAGCGGCGCATGGGCCATCGGCGGCAAGGCCCTGACCGCCGAGGACGTCCAGACCAAGCGGGCCGGCTAG
- a CDS encoding DUF3533 domain-containing protein translates to MATTDDGTRTTFLREVRSAVTPHASLLVLGVLGLMIAFITSYTGAFHHPRPTDVPFGVVAPAQARGQLVGKLSRLPGSPLDPRAVPSERAARARLADRTLDGVLIVDPRGRTDRLLVASGGGASLAQAVELVVRSAEKAERRTVRTVDVIPADPGDSRSLSSFYLVVGWCVGGYLCAAILAISAGARPSNGHRAVIRLAALALYALAAGLAGTLIVGPVLDALPGTFFGLWGLGALVVFAVGATTLACQALLGIIGIGLAILLIVILGNPSAGGAYPYPMLPPFWRALGPALPPGAGTWAARSLAYFRGNALTGPLLVLSAWAAGGTVITLARSILRTKDGNPS, encoded by the coding sequence ATGGCCACGACGGACGACGGCACCCGCACCACCTTCCTCCGGGAGGTGCGGAGCGCGGTGACGCCCCATGCCTCGCTGCTGGTGCTCGGCGTGCTGGGCCTGATGATCGCGTTCATCACGTCGTACACCGGCGCCTTCCACCACCCCCGGCCCACCGATGTGCCGTTCGGCGTGGTCGCCCCGGCCCAGGCCCGCGGGCAGCTGGTGGGCAAGCTGAGCCGGCTGCCCGGCTCCCCCCTGGACCCGCGCGCGGTGCCCTCCGAACGGGCCGCGCGGGCCCGGCTCGCCGACCGGACCCTCGACGGCGTGCTGATCGTCGACCCGCGCGGCCGCACCGACCGGCTCCTGGTGGCCAGTGGCGGCGGGGCCTCCCTCGCCCAGGCGGTCGAACTGGTCGTCCGCTCGGCGGAGAAGGCCGAGCGCCGCACCGTGCGCACCGTGGACGTGATCCCCGCGGACCCGGGCGACAGCCGCAGCCTGTCGTCCTTCTACCTCGTCGTCGGCTGGTGCGTCGGCGGCTACCTGTGCGCCGCGATCCTCGCGATCAGCGCCGGGGCGCGCCCCTCCAACGGGCACCGGGCGGTCATCCGGCTGGCCGCGCTCGCCCTGTACGCGCTCGCCGCCGGACTGGCGGGCACACTCATCGTCGGGCCCGTCCTGGACGCACTGCCCGGCACGTTCTTCGGCCTGTGGGGCCTGGGCGCGCTGGTCGTCTTCGCCGTCGGCGCCACCACCCTGGCCTGCCAGGCCCTGCTGGGCATCATCGGCATCGGCCTGGCGATCCTGCTGATCGTCATCCTCGGCAACCCCAGCGCGGGCGGCGCCTACCCCTACCCGATGCTGCCCCCGTTCTGGCGCGCCCTCGGCCCCGCCCTCCCCCCGGGCGCCGGCACCTGGGCCGCGCGCTCCCTCGCCTACTTCCGCGGCAACGCGCTCACCGGCCCGCTCCTGGTGCTGTCCGCCTGGGCGGCGGGCGGCACCGTCATCACCCTGGCACGTTCGATCCTCCGCACGAAGGACGGGAACCCCTCATGA
- a CDS encoding DNA polymerase III subunit alpha, whose product MPGFTHLHTASGFSLRYGASHPERLAERAAERGMDALALTDRDGLSGAVRFAKAAAEAGIRPLFGAELAVAERESDPAPHAAATRRRTPVRGGAFRDESAARAVFLARDGAAGWAALCRLVSAAHAGRGEQPVLPWSALESAAGGLTVLLGPDSEIGRALAAGRPDRAARLLAPWRERCGQALRLEVVDHGRPGSGPGSPRLAARTLGFAVDQGVHAVLTNAVRYADPGQGPVADILDSARRLVPVDRHRPEARDGGERWLKDAAAMRHTAERVAEAAGFRRALAHRLLTMTEETAGACLVDPQDDIGLGRVHFPEPRLVGAGRRTAARVLRSRCAAAMVLRGYDRDRARWVRLHDELRTIERLGYPSYFLTVAQVVDDVKGMGIRVAARGSGAGSLVNHLLGIAHADPVEHGLLMERFLSERRAALPDIDIDVESARRLEVYRAIFDRFGAERVATVSMPETYRVRHAVRDVGAALGMDPARVDRLAKSFPHIRAGDARAALAELPELRGIREAGGERLWPLVEALDALPRGIAMHPCGVLLSDATLLDRTPVVPTSTEIPHRLEGTGSAPLAMSQFDKEDVEDLGLLKLDVLGVRMQSAMAHAVAEIGRATGRRIDLDDPAQVPPGDEATYDLIRSTETLGCFQIESPGQRDLVGRLQPATFHDLVVDISLFRPGPVAADMVRPFIEARHGRRPVRHPHPDLAEPLRETYGVVVFHEQVIELLRIMTGCARDEADEKRRALSHPEQQGRLRAWFARCAERRGYAPDVVARTWEIVEAFGSYGFCKAHAVAFAVPTYQSAWLKAHHPAAFYAGLLTHDPGMYPKRLLLADARRRGVPVLPLDVNRSAVAHRIELVSGSHGGGPRSGALWGLRLALCDVHGMSEAEARRIEVGQPYRSLQDLWQRARPSRPVAERLARVGALDAFGANRRDLLLYVAELHRHGRQASTGQLTLPSGALDGAGAERGEPVDAVEPAGLPDLGDVERLSAELGVLGMDASRHLMADHREFLAELGALPARLLRGARHGETVLVAGAKAATQTPPIRSGRRVVFTTLDDSTGLVDCAFFDDSHEACAHTVFHSWLLLVRGTVQRRGPRSLSVVGAAAWNLAELAELRREGGLEAVAARLATAPEKPERQEGRHEPAAGTDDGRDGPGRTLRLETGYELHPWADLQPAGERAATGRKLWHASPGSAG is encoded by the coding sequence ATGCCCGGGTTCACGCATCTGCACACCGCTTCGGGGTTCTCCCTGCGCTACGGCGCCTCCCATCCGGAGCGGCTCGCCGAGCGTGCCGCCGAACGCGGGATGGACGCCCTCGCGCTGACCGACCGGGACGGGCTCTCCGGGGCCGTACGGTTCGCCAAGGCCGCCGCCGAGGCCGGTATCCGCCCGCTGTTCGGCGCCGAACTCGCCGTGGCGGAGCGGGAGTCGGACCCCGCGCCCCACGCTGCCGCCACGCGCCGCCGCACCCCGGTGCGCGGCGGCGCCTTCCGTGACGAGTCCGCCGCCCGCGCCGTCTTCCTGGCCCGCGACGGCGCGGCCGGCTGGGCCGCCCTGTGCCGGCTGGTCTCCGCCGCCCACGCCGGGCGGGGGGAGCAGCCCGTCCTCCCGTGGAGCGCCCTGGAATCCGCCGCGGGCGGGCTGACCGTGCTGCTCGGGCCGGACTCCGAGATCGGCCGGGCGCTGGCCGCCGGGCGCCCGGACCGCGCCGCCCGGCTGCTCGCCCCCTGGCGCGAGCGGTGCGGTCAGGCGCTGCGCCTGGAAGTCGTCGACCACGGGCGGCCCGGCAGCGGCCCCGGCTCCCCGCGGCTGGCCGCCCGCACCCTCGGCTTCGCCGTCGACCAGGGCGTCCACGCCGTGCTGACCAACGCGGTCCGCTACGCCGACCCCGGCCAGGGGCCGGTCGCCGACATCCTGGACTCCGCCCGCCGCCTGGTGCCGGTGGACCGGCACCGGCCCGAGGCCCGGGACGGCGGCGAGCGCTGGCTCAAGGACGCCGCCGCCATGCGCCACACCGCCGAGCGGGTCGCCGAGGCGGCCGGATTCCGCCGCGCCCTGGCCCACCGGCTGCTCACCATGACCGAGGAGACCGCCGGCGCGTGCCTGGTCGACCCGCAGGACGACATCGGGCTCGGCCGGGTCCACTTCCCCGAGCCGCGGCTGGTCGGCGCGGGCCGGCGCACCGCCGCCCGGGTGCTGCGCTCGCGCTGCGCCGCCGCGATGGTGCTGCGCGGCTACGACCGCGACCGCGCGCGCTGGGTGCGGCTGCACGACGAGCTGCGCACGATCGAACGGCTCGGCTACCCCTCGTACTTCCTGACGGTCGCTCAGGTCGTGGACGACGTCAAGGGGATGGGCATCCGGGTCGCGGCCCGCGGGTCCGGCGCCGGCTCCCTGGTCAACCACCTCCTCGGCATCGCCCACGCCGACCCGGTCGAGCACGGGCTGCTGATGGAGCGCTTCTTGTCCGAGCGGCGGGCGGCGCTGCCGGACATCGACATCGACGTCGAGTCCGCCCGCCGGCTGGAGGTCTACCGCGCGATCTTCGACCGCTTCGGCGCCGAGCGGGTCGCCACCGTCTCGATGCCCGAGACCTACCGCGTCCGGCACGCCGTACGGGACGTGGGCGCCGCCCTGGGCATGGACCCGGCACGGGTGGACCGCCTCGCCAAGTCCTTCCCGCACATCCGCGCCGGCGACGCCCGGGCGGCGCTGGCCGAGCTGCCGGAGCTGCGCGGGATCCGGGAGGCCGGCGGGGAGCGGCTGTGGCCGCTGGTCGAGGCGCTGGACGCGCTGCCGCGCGGGATCGCCATGCACCCGTGCGGGGTGCTGCTCTCCGACGCCACCCTGCTGGACCGCACGCCGGTCGTGCCCACCAGCACCGAGATCCCCCACCGCCTCGAGGGCACGGGAAGCGCTCCCCTCGCCATGTCCCAGTTCGACAAGGAGGACGTGGAGGACCTGGGGCTGCTCAAGCTCGATGTGCTGGGCGTACGGATGCAGTCCGCGATGGCGCACGCGGTCGCCGAGATCGGCCGGGCCACCGGGCGCCGGATCGACCTCGACGACCCCGCGCAGGTGCCGCCCGGCGACGAGGCGACCTACGACCTGATCCGTTCGACCGAGACCCTCGGCTGCTTCCAGATCGAGTCGCCGGGCCAGCGCGACCTGGTCGGCAGACTGCAGCCCGCCACCTTCCACGACCTGGTCGTCGACATCTCCCTCTTCCGGCCGGGCCCGGTCGCCGCCGACATGGTGCGGCCCTTCATCGAGGCCAGGCACGGCCGCAGGCCCGTCCGCCATCCGCACCCGGACCTGGCGGAGCCGCTGCGCGAGACCTACGGGGTGGTGGTGTTCCACGAGCAGGTCATCGAGCTGCTGCGGATCATGACGGGCTGCGCACGGGACGAGGCGGACGAGAAGCGGCGGGCCCTGTCGCACCCCGAGCAGCAGGGCAGGCTCCGCGCCTGGTTCGCCCGGTGCGCCGAGCGGCGCGGCTATGCGCCCGACGTCGTCGCGCGCACCTGGGAGATCGTCGAGGCGTTCGGCTCGTACGGCTTCTGCAAGGCGCACGCGGTGGCCTTCGCGGTGCCCACCTACCAGTCCGCCTGGCTCAAGGCGCACCACCCCGCGGCCTTCTACGCCGGGCTGCTCACCCACGACCCCGGGATGTACCCGAAGCGGCTGCTGCTCGCGGACGCGCGGCGGCGCGGGGTGCCGGTGCTGCCGCTGGACGTGAACCGGTCGGCGGTCGCTCATCGGATCGAACTGGTGTCCGGTTCGCATGGTGGCGGGCCCCGTTCCGGCGCGCTCTGGGGGCTGCGGCTCGCGCTCTGCGATGTGCACGGCATGAGCGAGGCCGAGGCGCGGCGGATCGAGGTCGGGCAGCCCTACCGCTCGCTGCAGGACCTGTGGCAGCGGGCCAGGCCGAGCCGCCCGGTGGCCGAACGCCTCGCCCGGGTCGGCGCGTTGGACGCCTTCGGCGCGAACCGGCGGGATCTGCTGCTGTACGTCGCCGAGCTGCACCGCCACGGACGGCAGGCGTCCACCGGCCAGTTGACGCTGCCGTCCGGGGCCCTCGACGGGGCGGGCGCGGAGCGGGGCGAGCCGGTCGACGCGGTCGAGCCGGCGGGGCTGCCCGACCTCGGCGACGTCGAACGGCTCAGCGCCGAGCTGGGCGTCCTCGGCATGGACGCCTCCCGCCATCTGATGGCCGACCACCGGGAGTTCCTCGCCGAGCTGGGCGCCCTGCCGGCCCGGCTGCTGCGCGGCGCCCGGCACGGCGAGACGGTGCTGGTCGCCGGGGCCAAGGCGGCCACGCAGACACCGCCGATCCGCTCCGGCCGCCGGGTCGTCTTCACCACGCTCGACGACAGCACGGGCCTGGTCGACTGCGCCTTCTTCGACGATTCCCACGAGGCGTGCGCGCACACCGTCTTCCACTCCTGGCTGCTGCTGGTGCGCGGTACGGTCCAGCGGCGCGGGCCGCGCAGCCTCAGCGTGGTCGGCGCCGCCGCCTGGAACCTCGCCGAGCTGGCCGAACTCCGCCGCGAGGGCGGGCTGGAGGCGGTCGCCGCCCGGCTCGCCACGGCACCGGAGAAGCCGGAGCGGCAGGAGGGGCGGCACGAGCCGGCGGCCGGGACGGACGACGGGCGGGACGGGCCGGGCCGCACCCTCCGGCTGGAGACCGGCTACGAGCTGCACCCGTGGGCCGACCTCCAGCCCGCGGGCGAACGCGCCGCCACCGGACGCAAGTTGTGGCACGCCAGCCCGGGGAGCGCGGGATGA
- a CDS encoding DNA polymerase Y family protein, translated as MTPAPGPPAAPPEPSGAPRQPGLLHIRFRAAGDTPVSAGEFEQLLRLLAQFTPVVEALPPDAVLADVRGALRYFDRDAAGIAELVRLRALAWYGVRCTIGIGANPLLARMAAGRAAPGEIRSAPGGAGAVAAFLDRRPASALHGVGPATARALCAYGLDSVGRIAAAPPATLQRILGAKTGRIVYERARGIDPTPVTPNAAARSMGAEHRFAHDELDPARRRRALLSLADDLGARMRASGQVARALTLTVRYADRSTTTRTRRLDGPTAHGPALTGAAYALHAALGLQRARVRSVALRAEDLCRAELAARQLTFDPSDDRAHRIEAAVDRARARFGTGSVRPAAALGPPGRTPPPPGTKPFGPGTARP; from the coding sequence ATGACCCCCGCGCCGGGGCCGCCCGCCGCACCGCCGGAGCCGTCCGGCGCCCCGCGGCAGCCGGGCCTGCTCCACATCCGCTTCCGGGCCGCCGGCGACACCCCCGTGAGCGCCGGGGAGTTCGAGCAACTGCTGCGGCTCCTGGCGCAGTTCACCCCGGTGGTCGAGGCGCTTCCGCCGGACGCCGTGCTGGCCGATGTGCGCGGCGCGCTGCGCTACTTCGACCGGGACGCGGCGGGCATCGCCGAACTGGTGCGGCTGCGCGCCCTGGCCTGGTACGGCGTACGGTGCACGATCGGGATCGGCGCCAACCCGCTGCTCGCCCGGATGGCGGCCGGCCGGGCCGCGCCCGGGGAGATCCGGTCCGCCCCCGGCGGCGCCGGAGCGGTCGCCGCGTTCCTCGACCGCCGCCCGGCCTCGGCACTGCACGGCGTCGGCCCGGCCACCGCCCGCGCCCTGTGCGCGTACGGCCTCGACAGCGTCGGCCGGATCGCCGCCGCACCGCCCGCGACCCTGCAGCGGATCCTCGGCGCGAAGACCGGCCGGATCGTGTACGAGCGGGCCCGCGGCATCGACCCGACGCCGGTGACGCCCAACGCCGCGGCCCGCTCGATGGGCGCGGAACACCGCTTCGCCCACGACGAGCTGGACCCGGCCAGGCGCCGCAGGGCACTGCTCTCGCTCGCCGACGACCTCGGCGCCCGGATGCGCGCGAGCGGACAGGTGGCCCGTGCGCTCACCCTCACCGTCCGCTACGCCGACCGCTCCACCACGACCCGCACCCGCCGGCTCGACGGGCCGACCGCGCACGGGCCCGCGCTGACCGGGGCGGCCTACGCGCTGCACGCCGCGCTCGGGCTGCAGCGGGCGCGGGTGCGGTCCGTGGCGCTGCGCGCGGAGGACCTGTGCCGGGCCGAACTCGCCGCGCGGCAGCTGACCTTCGACCCGTCCGACGACAGGGCGCACCGCATCGAGGCGGCCGTCGACCGGGCCCGAGCGCGCTTCGGCACCGGGAGCGTACGCCCCGCGGCGGCCCTCGGCCCGCCCGGCCGTACGCCCCCGCCCCCGGGCACCAAGCCCTTCGGGCCCGGGACCGCCCGGCCGTAG
- a CDS encoding pyridoxamine 5'-phosphate oxidase family protein has protein sequence MTPSKSAGAADPTGMVEISSEEELRELIGEPSSHAANKTRHRLHDLDRRWLARSPFCVIATADAQGRCDVSPKGDPAGFTAVLDDTTLVIPDRPGNKRLDGMRNILGNPHVGLEYFLPGRGDTLRINGRARLLRDAPFFDELTVKGNRPRLALLVEVEEVFYHCSKAFLRSELWNPETWQPDALPSRARIVKGVELQDMPLEELERHYGPTYAQKLYG, from the coding sequence ATGACACCGAGCAAGAGCGCGGGGGCCGCGGATCCGACCGGGATGGTGGAGATTTCGTCGGAGGAGGAGCTGCGCGAGCTGATCGGGGAGCCCAGCTCCCACGCCGCGAACAAGACCCGCCACCGGCTGCACGACCTGGACCGCCGGTGGCTGGCCCGCTCACCGTTCTGTGTGATCGCCACCGCGGACGCGCAGGGCCGGTGCGATGTCTCGCCCAAGGGCGACCCGGCGGGCTTCACCGCCGTCCTGGACGACACCACCCTGGTGATCCCGGACCGGCCCGGCAACAAGCGCCTGGACGGCATGCGGAACATCCTCGGCAATCCGCACGTCGGGCTGGAGTACTTCCTCCCGGGGCGCGGTGACACCCTGCGGATCAACGGCCGCGCCCGGCTGCTGCGCGACGCCCCGTTCTTCGACGAGCTGACCGTGAAGGGCAACCGCCCGCGACTGGCGCTGCTGGTGGAGGTCGAGGAGGTCTTCTACCACTGCTCCAAGGCGTTCCTGCGCTCGGAGCTGTGGAATCCGGAGACCTGGCAGCCCGACGCCCTGCCGTCGCGGGCCCGGATCGTCAAGGGCGTCGAACTCCAGGACATGCCGCTGGAGGAACTGGAGCGGCACTACGGCCCCACGTACGCACAGAAGCTCTACGGCTGA
- a CDS encoding esterase/lipase family protein: MKLRWSRTLTLLPALALALGLTATAPAAADAPTIRSGWNNYSCKPSADHPRPVVLVHGTLGNAVDNWLGLAPYLVARGYCVFSLDYGQLPGVPFFHGLGPIDASAQQLADYVDRVLAATGTSKVDIVGHSQGGMMPRVYMKFHGGAGKVNTLVGLAPDNHGTDLDGLTRLLPYFPGAKQYLDRATPGLTDQIAGSEILNRLNEGGDTVPGVHYTVIASKYDEVVTPYRTQFLSGPDVHNVVLQDLCALDLSEHVAVGLADRVAFHETANALDPAHATPTTCVSG; the protein is encoded by the coding sequence ATGAAGCTGCGCTGGTCAAGAACGCTGACCCTGCTGCCCGCCCTCGCCCTGGCCCTCGGTCTCACCGCCACCGCCCCAGCCGCCGCTGATGCCCCCACCATCCGCAGCGGCTGGAACAACTACTCCTGCAAGCCGTCCGCCGACCACCCGCGCCCGGTGGTCCTGGTGCACGGCACCCTGGGCAACGCCGTCGACAACTGGCTCGGCCTCGCGCCCTACTTGGTGGCCCGCGGCTACTGCGTCTTCTCCCTGGACTACGGGCAGCTGCCGGGCGTCCCGTTCTTCCACGGGCTGGGGCCGATAGACGCCTCCGCCCAGCAGCTCGCCGACTACGTCGACCGGGTGCTGGCCGCCACCGGCACCTCGAAGGTCGACATCGTCGGCCACTCGCAGGGCGGCATGATGCCGCGGGTGTACATGAAGTTCCACGGCGGCGCGGGCAAGGTGAACACGCTGGTCGGGCTGGCTCCCGACAACCACGGCACCGACCTGGACGGGCTGACCCGCCTGCTGCCCTACTTCCCCGGCGCCAAGCAGTACCTCGACCGGGCGACGCCGGGACTGACCGACCAGATCGCCGGCTCGGAGATCCTCAACCGCCTCAACGAGGGCGGCGACACCGTCCCCGGGGTGCACTACACCGTGATCGCGAGCAAGTACGACGAGGTCGTCACCCCCTACCGGACGCAGTTCCTCAGCGGCCCCGACGTGCACAACGTCGTGCTCCAGGACCTGTGCGCCCTCGACCTCTCCGAGCATGTGGCCGTCGGCCTCGCCGACCGCGTCGCCTTCCACGAGACGGCCAACGCCCTCGACCCGGCGCACGCCACCCCGACCACCTGCGTGTCGGGCTGA
- a CDS encoding TetR/AcrR family transcriptional regulator, with the protein MARPPRFDTSKLLDAAVRLAAESGPSGVTMSAVAAAVGAPSGSLYHRFTGRTALLAEVWLRTVEGFQEGYFEALESSDDPRTGGRAAARHIVAWSRAHPAEAALLLYGAGEFGREDWSDAHLLRAEEGNIRVRAAVAALAGALGVHGRAGLDRVTLAVIDLPLSVVRRHLRGGIPLPEYAEDLAEQCTDALLAGG; encoded by the coding sequence ATGGCCAGGCCACCCCGCTTCGACACCTCGAAGCTCCTCGACGCAGCCGTGCGCCTGGCGGCCGAGTCCGGCCCCTCGGGCGTCACCATGTCCGCGGTCGCGGCGGCCGTCGGCGCACCCAGCGGCTCGCTCTACCACCGCTTCACCGGCCGTACGGCGCTGCTCGCCGAGGTGTGGCTGCGTACCGTCGAGGGCTTCCAGGAGGGCTACTTCGAGGCCCTGGAGTCGTCGGACGACCCGCGCACCGGGGGCCGGGCGGCCGCCCGGCACATCGTGGCGTGGAGCCGCGCGCACCCGGCGGAGGCCGCGCTGCTGCTGTACGGGGCCGGGGAGTTCGGGCGGGAGGACTGGTCCGACGCGCACCTGCTCCGCGCGGAGGAGGGGAACATCCGGGTCCGCGCGGCGGTGGCGGCGCTCGCGGGGGCCCTGGGGGTGCACGGCAGGGCCGGCCTGGACCGGGTGACGCTCGCCGTCATCGACCTCCCGCTGTCCGTGGTGCGCCGCCATCTGCGCGGCGGCATCCCCCTGCCCGAGTACGCCGAGGACCTGGCGGAACAGTGCACCGACGCCCTGCTGGCCGGCGGCTGA
- a CDS encoding lytic polysaccharide monooxygenase auxiliary activity family 9 protein: MTARRKATGIALAGIGPLVLTVLTASPAAAHGSMTDPVSRVSACFAEGPESPKSAACKAAVQAGGTQALYDWNGVRDGEAGGKSTSRIPDGKLCSANNPEYKGLDLPRADWPSSAMRAGKHTFHYKATAPHKGYFELYLTKSGYNPAKPLKWSDLESKPFAKVTDPKLVNGEYIFDGKVPARSGRHLIYSIWQRSDSAEAFYTCSDVVFGKGAKNAATKSAPTASAPTDRQVAAAAGKSSMDMSRHHHGGSGTGAHTDAVAPGHTGSVTAADAPAKTDGNAARQQGGGKPVDGQQLAETGGDSSTTPLAIGGGAVLALGAGVLFTTGRRRAARHRG; the protein is encoded by the coding sequence ATGACCGCTCGTCGCAAGGCCACCGGGATCGCACTGGCCGGCATCGGCCCGCTCGTGCTGACCGTGCTCACCGCGAGCCCGGCCGCCGCGCACGGTTCGATGACGGACCCGGTCAGCCGGGTGTCGGCCTGTTTCGCGGAGGGGCCGGAGAGCCCGAAGTCCGCGGCGTGCAAGGCGGCCGTCCAGGCCGGCGGCACCCAGGCCCTCTACGACTGGAACGGCGTACGGGACGGCGAGGCCGGCGGCAAGTCCACGTCCCGCATCCCGGACGGCAAGCTGTGCAGCGCCAACAACCCCGAGTACAAGGGCCTCGACCTGCCCCGTGCCGACTGGCCCTCGTCCGCGATGCGGGCGGGGAAGCACACCTTCCACTACAAGGCCACCGCGCCCCACAAGGGGTACTTCGAGCTGTACCTCACCAAGAGCGGCTACAACCCGGCCAAGCCGCTGAAGTGGTCCGACCTGGAGTCGAAGCCGTTCGCGAAGGTCACCGACCCGAAGCTCGTCAACGGGGAGTACATCTTCGACGGGAAGGTGCCGGCGCGGTCCGGGCGCCACCTGATCTACAGCATCTGGCAGCGGTCGGACAGCGCGGAGGCGTTCTACACCTGCTCGGACGTGGTCTTCGGGAAGGGTGCCAAGAACGCCGCCACGAAGTCCGCGCCCACCGCCTCGGCGCCGACCGACCGTCAGGTCGCGGCGGCCGCCGGAAAGTCGTCGATGGACATGAGCCGGCACCACCACGGCGGCAGTGGGACGGGCGCCCACACCGACGCCGTCGCGCCGGGACACACCGGTTCGGTCACGGCGGCGGACGCCCCCGCGAAGACCGACGGCAACGCCGCGCGGCAGCAGGGCGGCGGCAAGCCGGTCGACGGACAGCAGCTGGCGGAGACCGGTGGCGACAGCTCCACCACCCCGCTGGCCATCGGCGGCGGCGCCGTCCTGGCCCTGGGCGCCGGGGTGCTGTTCACCACCGGCCGCCGCCGGGCCGCCCGGCACCGCGGCTGA